A window of Kocuria sp. TGY1127_2 genomic DNA:
CGGGCAGTTCCGGTCGCCCCAAGGGCGTCGGAGTCGGGCACCGGTCCCTAGCAAACCTGCTCTTACAGCACCGTACCGAGTTGTTCGACCCGACTGCGCACAAACTTCACCGGCATGCCCGGATAGCCCACACTGCCGGCTTGTCCTTCGACGCCGCATGGGACCCGATGTTGTGGTTGTTCGCGGGGCACGAGTTGGTCATGGTCGATAACGAAACCCGCAGGGACCCGCAGCGGCTGGCACAGCACCTTCACGATCTGCGCATCGACTTCATTGAAACCACGCCCACCTTCGTCCAGGCCCTGTTGGATACGGGACTCTTCGAAAGCGACGGGCACCCGACAACGGTGGCCGTCGGCGGCGAAGAGATCAGTGCCTCACTGTGGGACCGCTTGGCCGCTTTGAACAACACCACGGCTTTGAATCTGTACGGCCCCACCGAAGCAACGGTTGACAGCATGCTGACCGTCATCTCCCCGGGGGAAGAACCCCATCTTGGCACGTCGGTAGGCAACTCCAGGCATTACATCCTGGATGCCAACATGAACCTCTCTCGACCTCACGCAACAGGCGAACTGTATCTGGCCGGCCTCAACCTGGCCCAGGGATACGTGGGGCAAACCGGGCTGAGCGCCTCCCGTTTTGTGGCGGACCCCTTCTGGGCGGATGGTTCCAGGATGTACCGTACGGGCGACCTCGTCCGACGTCGCCCCAACGGCACAATACAGTTCTTGGGGCGAGCCGACGATCAGATCAAGATCCGGGGGTACCGGGTCGAGACCGGAGAGATAGAAGAAGCGCTTCAGAATGTCCCCGGAGTCGCCCAGTCAGTCGTGCTGGTCAGCAACTACGGCGAAGACGTTCGGCTGGTCGGATATCTGGCGACCGGGCCCAGAAGCGATACCAAGATGTCGCTGGATGTCCGAACCGTCAAAAATCACCTTCATTCGACTCTGCCCGGGTACATGGTCCCAGCCCAGATCGTCATCGTGGACGCCCTCCCCCTGACCTCCAATGGCAAGCTCGACCGTCAGGCCCTGCCCTCCCCGGAAGCAACGGAACCAGCCTCGACTCGGGAGGCACGGACTGCTTCAGAAATGGAACTGGCAGAAGCGTTCGGACAGATCCTGGGCCTCCCGGCCGAGTCTGTCGGAGTGGACGAGGATTTCTTTGCCGCCGGCGGACATTCATTGTTGGCAACTCAGCTGGCGGCACTGATTTCGGACCGGACCCAGGTTCCGGTCGCGGTACGAGACATTTTCGAGAACCCGACTGTTCGGCGCTTGGCGGCACAGATCGAGGGTGCCGAAGCTAGCACTGGCACGCCGGCTTTGCAACGAGAGGAGCACCCAGAGACTATCCCGGTTGCACCGGCCCAGCGACGCCTGTGGTTCCTCAGCCAGCTCGAACCCTCGTCAGCGGCATACAACGTTCCCGTTATTCTGCATTTGACAGGTCCCGTCAACGTCAGGGCTCTCAAGGAGGCCTTGTCGGACGTCGTCGTCAAGCATGAGCCGTTGCGCACTGTATTTCCCTCGCCCGAGGGCGAGCCGATCCAGCATGTGCTCGACGGAGAATCAGGACGGCCCCGGCTCACGAGCGTAGAGATCCCGCCTCAACAGCTCGACCACGTCATACACGAAGAATCAACGAGGCCCTTCGACATCGCCAACGAAGTTCCGTTGCGGGCCGTGTTGGCAAAAACTGGAGAAAATCGCCATACGCTGATGGTGGTCATGCACCACATCGTCACGGACGGGTGGTCCCTCGCACCATTCGCCCGAGATTTGTCCACCGCATATTTCACGCGGAATTCCGGGAAGAATGACCCGCTCGTTTCGCCCACAATCAGCTACTCGGATTTCAGCTTGTGGCAGCGGAAACAGTTGGGTGACCCCGCCGATCCTGAGAGCACGGCTCACGAGCTGGTGCGGTTCTGGGTATCCGAGTTGCGCGACATGCCTGAGGAAATGGCTCTCCCCCGGGATCGGCCCCGGGCCCCGGGCCTGACAGGTTCTGCGGCCAGTGCGGCCGACCACGATGCCGAAAACCAGAGCACCTCGAACGGCGTCGGGGAGTTGCTGTTGCGAATTGATGCCCAGCGGCATCACAACCTACGAAAAATCGCCGCCGAGAATCAGAGCAGCCTGTTCATGGTCCTGCAAACGGCCGTCGCGGTCGCGCTGAGACAATACGGGGCCGGCGACGACATCGTTTTGGGCACCCCGGTCGCCGGACGCACCGATCCGCAGGTCGAGGACCTCGTGGGGTTCTTCGTTAACACGATAGCTTTGCGCACGAGATTTGATCGGGACCCGAGTCTTTCCGAGGCACTCCAACGTGTCCGGGAGACGGATATCGCCGCGTACGCCCATCAAGACCTCCCGTTCGACACCGTGGTCGATGCGGTCAATCCGCGGAGGGACCCGCAACGGCACCCGATTTTTCAGGTGCTGCTCACGATGCAGAACACTCCGGCTGCCGCAGTGGACCTTCAAGATATCGAAGTGACCGTACCACCCCAACGCGTCAGCGCTGGAGTCAAAGCGGATTTGCTCTTTGATTTCAGCACCCCGGATGGAGAGTCCGGAGACATACATGCCGTCCTGGGGTTTGACGAATCGCTGTTCGACGAGTCCACGGCCCAACGCATCATGGATGCCGTGGATCTGGTGTTGGCCACGCTCGTCGAGCATTCGCACTACCGGCTCTCCGAGCTCACGGCTCTTGACGCCGAAACCACGAGTTGGATGGAGAATCTCTCACACGGTCTGAGAACGCCCGCTCATGAATCTGTCTTCGAGTTATTCGAAAACACCGCACGGCAATACCCAGGGCATCTTGCGGTGGCGGATCGCTCCGAACACATCACCTATGTCCGGCTGGCCGGGGAAATCCGCCGTGTAGCGGCTGCACTGACGGCCCACGGTATTCAACGCGGTGACGCAGTGTTGATCGCTCTCCCACGCGGCGTCGGTTCCATCATTGCTCTGCTCGGTGTCGTGCGGTCCGGTGGCGTGGCGGTCCCTATAGACGTTACCTACCCCGCGGCACGCATTGCTCGAATCGAAGAGGCCTCAAAGCCTCGGCTCATCATCACCGAAAGCAGTGACGCTGCTCCGCTCGTGCCGGAGGCGGGCAGTTCCAGTCTGACGGTTCCATCACGGCAGGTAACCATAGGTGACCTGCGCGACAGTGACGAGACGACTTTGCCTCCCATGCCTTCGCCCGAGGACGTGGCATACCAGGTGTTTACCTCGGGGACCACCGGGGCTCCGAAAGGGATCCAAGTCCCACATCGGGCCCTGAATAATCTACTGACCCAACATTACAAGGGCCTCGTCGGAGCTCACCAGCGCGCGGTGGCTCCACGATTGCCTCGCGTCTTGCACGCCACGGGTATGGGATTCGACGCGGCCTGGGACCCTGTTATTTGGCTCATCTGCGGGGCTACCCTGCTGATTCCGACCGAGGCCCAGCGAGTGGATGCAGAAATGATCCTGGATGCGCTCGCTCGAGATTCGGCAGCACCGGCTACCCCTCGCCGTGCAGAGGCTGATGCGAAACATCGAGCTGAGGATACGAGCGAGGTCTTCGACAAGGTCGGTGGCGCGGACATTCTGGAAACTACGCCTTCCTATGCGCAACAATTACTTGCGCTCGGCCTGGAAGCTTCCGTGGAGGCCCAAGGGAAGCAGGTGACTCTCGCTCTCGGGGGCGAGGCCGTATCCGATTCCTTGTGGGCACAAATCGCCGAGGCTCCGTCCATCCACGGCTGGAATCTCTACGGGCCCAGCGAGTTCACGGTTGACGCGTTGCTGGGAGAAATCGCTGGTCCCCACCCGCATCTGGGCAAGCCCATCAACAACGTGAGCTATTCCGTGCTCGACCATACGTTGGCACCTGTTCCTCCGGGCGTCGAAGGAGAACTGTATCTCCACGGGGATTCAGAAGCTCACGGATACGTGGATCGGCCGTCCGAGACCGCCTCGCGTTACGTTGCGGATCCCCGAAGCAACGGCACACGGATGTACCGCACCGGCGACGTGGTGCGGCGAAAGGCCAGCGGAGCTTTGGAGTTCCTGCGACGCGAGGATGATCAAGTCAAGCTCCGTGGTAACCGAGTCGAAGTAACCGAGGTGGAATCCGTGCTCCAAGACACGGAGGGCGTCCAGGCCGCGGTCGTACGCCTTGTCACTCCGGGGGATTCCGAAACCGCTCAATTGGCAGCGTGGATAGTGGGCGAAGGGGACCCTGAGGATATTCGCCAGCGGATTCTGGCTCAACTGCCCAACTACATGGTTCCCACACGGATCCAAAATATCGCGTCAATTCCACTGACCTCTCACGGAAAAGTAGACGTCGCTCGTCTCCCCCGGCCCCAGACCCATCACGGGGCTTCCCTTCCACAAACGACAAGGGAACAAGCCGTATGTGCCCTCACGGCACAGGTACTCGGCGTGGATGCCGTCAGCCTCGACGACGATTTTTTTGCCATGGGCGGTCATTCACTGTTGGCTGTGACCCTGGTCGGTCGACTCAAAGACGAACTCGGCCTGCAGATCCCCCTGAGGGAGGTCTTCGAAGCGCCGACGCCCTCGCAATGGCTGACTTCTAGCGGACCAGCCTCACCCCACGCAGCCATTCGGGAAGGCAACATACCCGCCGAGAGCGGGTCAGCGAACATCCACCAGTCGGCTGGATTGGGTGCTTGGGTCGATGCCCACCCGCGGGATCATGCGACGGAGGTGCCGCTGACTCTGGGGCAATCGCGATTGTGGTTCCTCAACCAACTGCACCCTGAGTCTCCGGAATACAACGTCCTCCTGCGTGTCAGGCTCGAGGGCGACTTGGATACCGCAGCACTCACCGGAGCGATCAGCGATGTCGTTCAACGTCATGAGATTCTTCGAACCACATATCCGAAGGTCGCGGGCAACCCCGTTCAACGCGTGCACCAAGTGCCCGAGGATCTGGTCAGCGACCGGCCGCTGGACTACGGCTCAGGCTTCGACCTGGCAAGCGAGCTTCCGATCCGTGCCGCTGTCGTGCCCACCGGAATGAACACCTGGCGCTTGGAACTGATCATCCACCACATCGCAACCGATGGGGCTTCCCTGCGACCGTTGACCGATGATCTTTCTCGGAGCTACAGAGCCCGGGAAAGCGGAACGGCCGGCGTGCAGTCTCGGAAGGACCTCCAGTTCTCCGACGTTGCACGCCGTGAGGCCTCTGATCAGGCACAGCTTACCCGCAACGGCAGGCTGCAGCTTCCGGACCTGAGGCGTTGGGTCGAGCGCTTGGCCGGAGCGCCCGCCGAACTGTCCCTCCCGTCTTCGGGCGCTCGCCGCAACAGTGCCGAGCAACCAGCGGACCAACTCCATTTCGAGATGCCGGCCACGCTGGCTACCAGCCTCGCCGAGGTGTCCACCGCCCAGTCTGCGAGCGATTTCCACGCATGGCTTGCCGCTTTGGCCACCTACCTGCAACGGATAGGCGCCGGCGACGACGTCGTGATCGGAGCGCCATCAGCCGGCCGCACAGACCCTGACGTCGCGGACCTCATGGGGTTTTTCGTCAATACGCTTCCCTTGCGGATCAGGACCGACCCTGAGGAGACCACGTTTGCGGACGCCGTCGCCGCGGCGAGAGAAGTGACGCTGGAGGCTCTGGAGACAGAGGACGTGCCGTTTGAGCAAATCGTTGAGGCGCACAACCCGGAGCGCCAGCTCGGACGTCATCCCTTGTTCCAGACCATGCTTTCGGTCGAGCAACCGGTCGAGCTGACGCTGGATCTTCCCGGCGTTACCGCAACCGCCCTGGAATCAGAAACCACTGGCAGCGCCAAGGTCGATTTGTCGTTTACTCTCCGGCCCCGAGCTGACAGGACCGCGGTAGACGGAGTGTTGGAGTACAACAGCGCGATGTTCACGCCCAATGCGGCTCGACGGTTAATAGATCAATGGAGGACCTACCTGGAGGAAGTCACCACGGACCCGGACAGGAAAATCAACGCCGTGTCGTTGGACGGAACCGCGACGGCCTTGGCCCCCTGGCCAACCGAGGAATCCGCAGTTTCCGTGGTGGAAACGTTCGCGGAGACCGTCCGAAGATTACCGCAAGACACGGCGATCGTAGCCGGATCGAGGTCGATGACTTATGCGGACTTGGACGAACACGTCCGCAGCCTCCGGAAAGGCTTGCAAGCCCACGGTGTGACTCCCGGGGATGTCGTCGCGATATGCCTTCCCCGGTCGATCGATACCGTGGCCGTCCTGCTGGCCATCTGGCAAGCCGGCGCGAGCGCATTGCCCGTGGACATCACCATGCCGGATGCGCGCATAGCGGAAATGCTCACCCGTTCCGGGAGCAGTCTGGTCCTCCGCACCACGGACTCGTCCAACGAGGACGCCGCATCATCCGGAAGAGGTCTCGGCAGTGTCTTCGACGCCGGCTCGACGTCGTCCTCGACAGACGCTGCAGAGCGTACCTCGCCCCGGTTGATTGACGTGGCAGAGCTTCTTGACCTTCGGCATCGAGTCCCGGTCTCTGAGCCCCGCAACCTTTCGAGTCAGGACCGGACTGCTTATACGGTCTTTACCTCCGGAACCACGGGCAAACCCAAGGGAGTACAAGTTCCACAGTCGGCCCTCTCCCGCCTGCTTGCTTCACATCGCTCTACCGTCTTGCCACGGCAGGGTTCCGGGAGAAAACGGATGGCGCACACGACCGGAGTAGGGTTCGATGCCGCCATGGATCCGGTGCTCTGGATGATTTCGGGCCATGAGTTGCACATGATTGACGATTCCACGCGCCGCAACCCACAGTCATTGCTCGAATATTTCGCCCAACACCACATTACGGCTTGGGAAAGCACTCCCAGCTACATCACCGCTCTCACCGGGGATCAAGACCTGCAAAAATACCTCGACGGGCACGGGCTCGACGACCCGTTCGTCTTGTTGCTCGGTGGTGAACCTATAGACCCGGGACTGTGGACGTGGCTGAGGGAGCGTCCCTCCACTCATGCGTGGAATCTCTATGGTCCTACTGAAGCTACTGTCGATTGCCTGGTCGGCGCCATCACGGAGGCGCCCTGTCCATATCTGGGTCCGCCGACAGGTGCCACTGCGGCGTATGTCCTTGACGAACGCCTGCGGCCCGTTCCGGACGGTGCTGTAGGCGAGCTGTGGATCGCCGGTGCACAGCTGGCTCATGGATATCTTGGTGATCCCCAAGCAACCTCCGCGGCTTTCGTTGCCGACCCGTTCACATCCGATGGCAGCCGTATGTACCGGACAGGAGACCTGGTAACCGTGCGTGAGTCGACCGAGGATGATCAACCGCGCATCAGGGTCCGCGGTCGCTCGGACAGCCAAGTCAAGATCAGAGGCTATCGTGTGGAACCGACGGAAATTGAATACGTGCTACGGTCCAGTCCGTTGGTCTCACACGCGGTCGTCCGGGCTCGACCTTCGGCCCGGGGCACGGTTCTTCTCGCTTGGGTTGTTCCGGATGCCGGCAAGCGCCCAGAGCGCACCGATTCCCAGCTCGAAGTCGAGCTGATCGCTGAGCTCCGTCGCCAGGTACCTGACTACATGGTTCCCGGCGCCGTGAAAGCGATCGACGAAATTCCGTTGACCCCCAACGGCAAAATCCATGATCAGGCGCTGCCGGAGCCTCGTACCCGCGCTAGCGTGGGGCGTGCTCCTTGGGGGCACGCTGAACGGGTCGTTGCGGCAGCCTTCGGCCACGTCCTTGGCACAGAGCATATTGCTGCAGACGACTCGTTCTTCGAGCTCGGAGGGCATTCTTTCGTCGCTCAGGCGGCAGTCGATGCAGTGAACAAAGCCCTACGGACTGAGCTTCCAGTTCAGGCTCTCTTCCAAGCACCGACCGTAGAATCCCTGGCAGCTCTCGCGGACTCGGGCGAAACCTCTTTGCAGAAGAGTCTCGGTCCGGTCCTGCCGCTACGGGATTACGGTGTAGGCGAACCG
This region includes:
- a CDS encoding non-ribosomal peptide synthetase: MKLTPAQYGIWYAQQLDTQNPHYQIGQYLDLDGTPDPSVLDIAIARSMRDIDALSMRFHEDDRGPFATIERPEPLAEVLDVVDLRHMGQSNAIERAKERMDQEMNTPRDMTGPDLFGTTVFELPNGRSMFFLRVHHIMADGYSAVMILKHLAQVYSEISQKFSSGQIDEKTLRDDSRAAGENQRVFPSHDDLLESLDEYQNSDQYEEDRDFWREESSRDVIAEGLEGTVNGVAHEVTRATIPLSSEESQQLRDLGRDLPKTIISIIALYISQHTGQGRVCLGLPVTARSGRVTKSTPAMLSNVLPLFVDTSASLTLEQLFATTGTVLRKVLKHQRFRLESLDSAPPRTGPSVNLLPMIGDLRFGQITGLVHILSTGPVNDLSIVLAGLDSAAAEPALILEGDAQLYSPELLAEHGSALRDFIALALRTAQDDVVGRMRSTDPQGTSELLSQGQGPAQRVEPRPVMDSFAEAARAQPRRTAVTSPAGSLTFGELESKSTQLAHYLRSSGLHTGQPVAVRIERGVLLPLLILAVLKAGGAYVPMDPEYPTERVHGMLEDANPALLLTSQEQASADRESGAPWDLPTVIVDSDTSWKDQSADARGLPRVSADDLAYVIFTSGSSGRPKGVGVGHRSLANLLLQHRTELFDPTAHKLHRHARIAHTAGLSFDAAWDPMLWLFAGHELVMVDNETRRDPQRLAQHLHDLRIDFIETTPTFVQALLDTGLFESDGHPTTVAVGGEEISASLWDRLAALNNTTALNLYGPTEATVDSMLTVISPGEEPHLGTSVGNSRHYILDANMNLSRPHATGELYLAGLNLAQGYVGQTGLSASRFVADPFWADGSRMYRTGDLVRRRPNGTIQFLGRADDQIKIRGYRVETGEIEEALQNVPGVAQSVVLVSNYGEDVRLVGYLATGPRSDTKMSLDVRTVKNHLHSTLPGYMVPAQIVIVDALPLTSNGKLDRQALPSPEATEPASTREARTASEMELAEAFGQILGLPAESVGVDEDFFAAGGHSLLATQLAALISDRTQVPVAVRDIFENPTVRRLAAQIEGAEASTGTPALQREEHPETIPVAPAQRRLWFLSQLEPSSAAYNVPVILHLTGPVNVRALKEALSDVVVKHEPLRTVFPSPEGEPIQHVLDGESGRPRLTSVEIPPQQLDHVIHEESTRPFDIANEVPLRAVLAKTGENRHTLMVVMHHIVTDGWSLAPFARDLSTAYFTRNSGKNDPLVSPTISYSDFSLWQRKQLGDPADPESTAHELVRFWVSELRDMPEEMALPRDRPRAPGLTGSAASAADHDAENQSTSNGVGELLLRIDAQRHHNLRKIAAENQSSLFMVLQTAVAVALRQYGAGDDIVLGTPVAGRTDPQVEDLVGFFVNTIALRTRFDRDPSLSEALQRVRETDIAAYAHQDLPFDTVVDAVNPRRDPQRHPIFQVLLTMQNTPAAAVDLQDIEVTVPPQRVSAGVKADLLFDFSTPDGESGDIHAVLGFDESLFDESTAQRIMDAVDLVLATLVEHSHYRLSELTALDAETTSWMENLSHGLRTPAHESVFELFENTARQYPGHLAVADRSEHITYVRLAGEIRRVAAALTAHGIQRGDAVLIALPRGVGSIIALLGVVRSGGVAVPIDVTYPAARIARIEEASKPRLIITESSDAAPLVPEAGSSSLTVPSRQVTIGDLRDSDETTLPPMPSPEDVAYQVFTSGTTGAPKGIQVPHRALNNLLTQHYKGLVGAHQRAVAPRLPRVLHATGMGFDAAWDPVIWLICGATLLIPTEAQRVDAEMILDALARDSAAPATPRRAEADAKHRAEDTSEVFDKVGGADILETTPSYAQQLLALGLEASVEAQGKQVTLALGGEAVSDSLWAQIAEAPSIHGWNLYGPSEFTVDALLGEIAGPHPHLGKPINNVSYSVLDHTLAPVPPGVEGELYLHGDSEAHGYVDRPSETASRYVADPRSNGTRMYRTGDVVRRKASGALEFLRREDDQVKLRGNRVEVTEVESVLQDTEGVQAAVVRLVTPGDSETAQLAAWIVGEGDPEDIRQRILAQLPNYMVPTRIQNIASIPLTSHGKVDVARLPRPQTHHGASLPQTTREQAVCALTAQVLGVDAVSLDDDFFAMGGHSLLAVTLVGRLKDELGLQIPLREVFEAPTPSQWLTSSGPASPHAAIREGNIPAESGSANIHQSAGLGAWVDAHPRDHATEVPLTLGQSRLWFLNQLHPESPEYNVLLRVRLEGDLDTAALTGAISDVVQRHEILRTTYPKVAGNPVQRVHQVPEDLVSDRPLDYGSGFDLASELPIRAAVVPTGMNTWRLELIIHHIATDGASLRPLTDDLSRSYRARESGTAGVQSRKDLQFSDVARREASDQAQLTRNGRLQLPDLRRWVERLAGAPAELSLPSSGARRNSAEQPADQLHFEMPATLATSLAEVSTAQSASDFHAWLAALATYLQRIGAGDDVVIGAPSAGRTDPDVADLMGFFVNTLPLRIRTDPEETTFADAVAAAREVTLEALETEDVPFEQIVEAHNPERQLGRHPLFQTMLSVEQPVELTLDLPGVTATALESETTGSAKVDLSFTLRPRADRTAVDGVLEYNSAMFTPNAARRLIDQWRTYLEEVTTDPDRKINAVSLDGTATALAPWPTEESAVSVVETFAETVRRLPQDTAIVAGSRSMTYADLDEHVRSLRKGLQAHGVTPGDVVAICLPRSIDTVAVLLAIWQAGASALPVDITMPDARIAEMLTRSGSSLVLRTTDSSNEDAASSGRGLGSVFDAGSTSSSTDAAERTSPRLIDVAELLDLRHRVPVSEPRNLSSQDRTAYTVFTSGTTGKPKGVQVPQSALSRLLASHRSTVLPRQGSGRKRMAHTTGVGFDAAMDPVLWMISGHELHMIDDSTRRNPQSLLEYFAQHHITAWESTPSYITALTGDQDLQKYLDGHGLDDPFVLLLGGEPIDPGLWTWLRERPSTHAWNLYGPTEATVDCLVGAITEAPCPYLGPPTGATAAYVLDERLRPVPDGAVGELWIAGAQLAHGYLGDPQATSAAFVADPFTSDGSRMYRTGDLVTVRESTEDDQPRIRVRGRSDSQVKIRGYRVEPTEIEYVLRSSPLVSHAVVRARPSARGTVLLAWVVPDAGKRPERTDSQLEVELIAELRRQVPDYMVPGAVKAIDEIPLTPNGKIHDQALPEPRTRASVGRAPWGHAERVVAAAFGHVLGTEHIAADDSFFELGGHSFVAQAAVDAVNKALRTELPVQALFQAPTVESLAALADSGETSLQKSLGPVLPLRDYGVGEPLFAVHPASGLSWSYSSLMTHLRMKRPILGLQMPGIAPERSEEFEPVSADELIDSYVRRIRQEQSTGPYHLVGWSFGGRLAQAIATKLQKDGDEVRTLAVLDAYPSSDSMARLTDRDDMWRGFLSANGITDHLPRELSAGTVRECFRQHDHPFGSLPEETMELLLQRFHRAASLLDEAEIDTFSGDMLVFEATKDVPGDRPSPDDWGPFVTGELRIRPVPVTHGQMLSEHALQVMRPDLDLNLCVTEPSF